From the genome of Candidatus Hadarchaeales archaeon, one region includes:
- a CDS encoding sulfide-dependent adenosine diphosphate thiazole synthase, with amino-acid sequence MFKRAQNIEEESITKAILERFTSDFQKLLDLDVAVVGAGPSGLTAAKYLAEKKVRVGVFERNLHIGGGMWGGGVLFPKVVVQESARSILEEIGIKMKEAGSGLYTADSVEVICKLAARAIDAGANIMVGMAAEDVVVREEGKICGIVLNWKAVQIAGMHVDPVAVKSKIVIDATGHDASIARIVQKKIPEARFPTKTGVVIGEGPMWAEKAEEEVLSNTREIWPGLIVTGMAANTVFGSPRMGAIFGGMLLSGKRAAEISLEILHRKI; translated from the coding sequence ATGTTTAAAAGAGCTCAAAACATCGAGGAGGAATCGATAACCAAAGCGATTCTCGAGCGATTCACGTCCGATTTTCAAAAGCTTCTCGACCTAGATGTTGCTGTTGTCGGAGCGGGCCCTTCTGGCCTCACCGCGGCTAAATATCTGGCGGAGAAAAAAGTCAGAGTGGGGGTGTTCGAGAGAAACCTCCACATAGGAGGAGGAATGTGGGGCGGAGGAGTTCTTTTTCCAAAAGTTGTCGTGCAGGAGAGCGCCCGAAGCATTCTCGAAGAGATAGGAATCAAAATGAAGGAAGCCGGCAGTGGATTGTATACTGCTGATTCGGTCGAGGTGATCTGCAAACTCGCAGCCAGAGCGATAGACGCTGGCGCAAACATAATGGTAGGGATGGCTGCGGAAGATGTTGTTGTCCGAGAAGAGGGGAAAATCTGCGGAATCGTTCTGAACTGGAAAGCCGTACAGATTGCCGGCATGCATGTCGACCCGGTGGCGGTGAAATCCAAGATTGTCATAGATGCGACGGGTCATGACGCATCAATAGCTAGAATCGTGCAGAAAAAGATCCCTGAGGCTAGATTTCCTACTAAGACTGGTGTGGTTATCGGAGAGGGACCGATGTGGGCTGAAAAAGCTGAAGAAGAGGTGCTGAGCAACACTAGGGAGATATGGCCGGGATTAATTGTAACTGGTATGGCTGCAAACACGGTTTTCGGATCCCCAAGAATGGGGGCAATATTTGGGGGAATGCTCCTCTCAGGCAAGCGAGCGGCCGAGATTTCTCTTGAAATTTTGCATAGGAAGATTTAG
- the purU gene encoding formyltetrahydrofolate deformylase, whose amino-acid sequence MRMETAILLLSCPDARGIDARISNFIWQNDGNIIHFDQHVDEEFKRYFARVEWTLEDFKIPKVRLREAFQPLASDLKADWEIHFSSEKPRIAIMVSRLLHCLYDLLAKWREGRLRCEIPLIIGDKTDASDVAKMFGVPFYHIPVDPARREEGERKQVELLRKEKVELVVLARYGKILSSYFVNQFRNRVISVHPSFLPAFPGKDPFTQAYRRGVKLIGATVHFVTEEIDEGPIIYQDVVRISHKDSLADIMRRSEDLEKTILSESVRLYCERRLLVYENKTIIFE is encoded by the coding sequence ATGAGGATGGAAACGGCGATTCTCCTTCTGTCGTGCCCGGACGCTCGGGGAATAGACGCAAGAATATCTAACTTCATATGGCAGAACGATGGAAACATCATTCATTTCGACCAGCATGTCGACGAAGAATTCAAAAGATACTTCGCCAGGGTTGAGTGGACGCTCGAAGATTTCAAAATCCCTAAAGTGCGACTTAGAGAGGCTTTTCAGCCGCTTGCTTCTGACTTGAAGGCGGATTGGGAAATCCACTTCAGCTCGGAGAAACCGAGAATCGCAATCATGGTCTCCAGGCTTCTCCATTGCCTTTACGACCTCTTGGCTAAGTGGAGGGAGGGTAGATTACGCTGTGAGATTCCTTTGATCATAGGTGACAAAACGGATGCCAGCGATGTGGCCAAAATGTTCGGTGTTCCATTTTATCACATCCCAGTGGACCCAGCAAGGAGAGAGGAAGGTGAGAGAAAGCAAGTGGAGCTGCTAAGGAAGGAAAAAGTCGAGCTTGTCGTCTTAGCCCGTTATGGGAAGATTTTATCGTCATATTTCGTCAATCAATTCAGAAACAGAGTGATAAGTGTTCATCCTTCCTTCCTTCCAGCCTTTCCAGGAAAAGACCCGTTCACACAAGCGTACAGGAGAGGTGTGAAACTCATCGGCGCAACCGTTCACTTCGTCACAGAGGAGATAGACGAAGGACCCATTATCTATCAAGACGTCGTCCGGATTTCTCATAAGGACAGCCTGGCGGACATTATGAGAAGGAGCGAAGATCTTGAAAAAACGATTCTCAGCGAATCCGTTCGTCTCTACTGCGAGAGAAGACTCTTGGTCTACGAAAATAAAACGATAATTTTCGAGTAG
- a CDS encoding flippase yields MSEAEKYAKYMVRGSITIFLSFVLSGLAALLIRIVLARNLTPEEYGMVYAAFYFVSFFGFFRELGLTASLTKYIPEFLTKKDYSSIRASIKFVLLLQVAIVGAVSTVLFFLSPYIASGFIGQPGATQILRYFTIWLFLSIFYSTLLSIFQGFRDIAAHGLLTAGFEISILVFLVPLLFLFNLGANGAALAYLFGTLVLSVIFLFYLRLKHGEIFSVPSAQLKIVARPLLLFSIPLALASIFSMLMSYIDTWAVTAFCGVEEVGYYQVAQPTARLLYYVAGSIVIPLFPLISELWAKNDRSFLSGVVSSILSFSFLLMMPFVLVFIAFPEVVIRILFGEGYVAGAPVLQIFAVTALISLLYKIFSTTAAGIGKPKAILTVAISMGVAAIAFNMTLVPVWGMKGAAFSQLIAHMAGFVVYAAYLRRFIKFSLPVSPMIKTITGSVFTLLIVWSLKSILILPVFIETAIVAFAGLLFYLIWIIATKALTRDDIALLVRAFPIPRRLVTWAARYFK; encoded by the coding sequence TTGTCAGAGGCTGAAAAATACGCGAAGTACATGGTCCGCGGAAGCATCACAATCTTCCTATCCTTTGTTCTATCCGGTCTAGCCGCTCTGCTGATCAGGATAGTCCTGGCCAGAAATCTAACCCCAGAAGAGTATGGAATGGTCTATGCTGCATTTTATTTCGTGAGCTTTTTTGGTTTCTTCAGGGAGCTGGGTCTGACGGCATCTCTTACGAAATATATCCCCGAGTTTCTGACAAAAAAGGATTATTCATCGATACGTGCATCCATAAAATTCGTTCTGCTTCTTCAAGTGGCCATAGTTGGTGCGGTTTCAACAGTTTTATTCTTTCTCTCACCATACATTGCCTCAGGCTTTATCGGACAACCGGGAGCCACCCAAATTCTCCGATATTTCACGATATGGCTTTTTCTCTCCATCTTTTATTCAACTTTGCTCAGCATTTTTCAAGGCTTCCGCGATATAGCTGCGCACGGTTTACTGACGGCTGGTTTTGAAATATCAATTTTGGTTTTTCTGGTTCCCCTCCTATTTCTTTTCAATTTGGGGGCAAACGGCGCCGCTTTAGCCTATCTTTTCGGTACTCTAGTTCTCTCCGTTATATTCCTTTTTTACCTTAGACTTAAGCACGGCGAAATATTCTCAGTTCCCTCGGCTCAGCTCAAAATCGTTGCACGTCCTCTTCTTCTCTTTTCGATCCCGCTCGCGCTAGCGAGCATTTTCTCTATGCTCATGAGTTATATTGACACCTGGGCAGTCACCGCCTTCTGTGGCGTAGAAGAGGTTGGATACTATCAGGTTGCACAGCCGACAGCACGTCTGCTATACTATGTGGCCGGATCGATCGTTATCCCGCTTTTTCCCTTGATTTCGGAGCTCTGGGCAAAAAACGATAGGTCATTTTTGAGCGGCGTAGTTTCGTCCATATTGAGTTTTTCATTTCTATTAATGATGCCTTTTGTTTTGGTTTTCATAGCTTTTCCAGAGGTCGTCATTCGCATCCTTTTCGGAGAAGGATATGTCGCTGGTGCACCCGTTCTTCAAATCTTCGCAGTAACTGCCTTGATATCGCTTTTATACAAAATCTTCAGCACGACAGCCGCGGGAATAGGAAAACCGAAGGCAATCTTGACCGTAGCGATCAGCATGGGTGTGGCGGCGATCGCTTTTAACATGACTTTGGTCCCTGTCTGGGGCATGAAAGGCGCAGCCTTTTCTCAGCTTATCGCTCACATGGCTGGTTTTGTCGTATACGCTGCATATTTGCGCAGATTTATAAAATTCTCTCTTCCAGTCTCCCCCATGATAAAAACAATAACTGGAAGCGTTTTTACTCTTCTGATTGTCTGGAGTCTAAAATCGATTTTGATTCTTCCAGTCTTCATTGAGACAGCGATCGTTGCGTTCGCAGGTCTGCTATTTTACCTCATCTGGATTATTGCGACAAAGGCCTTGACAAGAGATGACATCGCTCTTCTGGTGAGAGCATTCCCAATTCCGCGGAGACTTGTTACATGGGCTGCAAGATATTTCAAATAA
- a CDS encoding acylneuraminate cytidylyltransferase family protein, which translates to MAREMKILGLILARGGSVRVPRKNIRPLAGQPLIYYVIQAARKSKYINRIIVSTDDEEIAKVARECGAEVPFYRPKEFAKEDSPEFYAIEHALNWLRDNEGYIPDLVVKLFPTSPFLKPSTIDKAIEMMLENPDADSLRSVRLCKEHPYKMWVIEGNRLKSFVPLDKKPKNGHSLPYQILPKVYIQNACIDVIRPKTIWEKKSVTGDEILALVMDEMESFDINTELDFIIAEELMKRGFL; encoded by the coding sequence ATGGCTCGGGAAATGAAGATTTTGGGACTGATTCTTGCCAGAGGTGGCTCCGTAAGGGTTCCGAGAAAGAACATCAGACCGCTCGCGGGACAGCCCCTTATTTACTACGTAATACAGGCTGCGAGAAAATCCAAATATATAAACAGAATAATCGTTTCAACCGATGACGAGGAAATTGCCAAGGTTGCCAGAGAGTGTGGAGCAGAGGTTCCATTTTACCGTCCAAAAGAATTCGCAAAAGAGGATTCCCCCGAGTTTTACGCCATAGAGCATGCCCTTAACTGGTTGCGGGACAATGAGGGGTACATCCCGGACCTCGTGGTCAAGCTATTTCCCACCTCGCCTTTTCTTAAACCTTCAACAATCGATAAAGCGATAGAGATGATGCTTGAGAATCCAGACGCGGATTCGCTTCGATCAGTCAGGCTATGTAAGGAACATCCTTACAAGATGTGGGTAATTGAGGGGAATAGACTTAAATCGTTCGTACCACTTGATAAAAAACCAAAAAATGGACACAGCTTACCATACCAGATTTTACCCAAGGTTTACATACAAAACGCCTGCATAGACGTGATAAGACCGAAAACCATTTGGGAGAAAAAATCCGTGACCGGGGACGAGATCCTAGCTTTGGTAATGGATGAAATGGAATCCTTTGACATAAACACAGAGCTTGACTTCATCATCGCGGAAGAACTCATGAAAAGAGGTTTTCTCTGA
- a CDS encoding transketolase C-terminal domain-containing protein yields MKIFFEKSDFDEVKKCRTMKLEEKLSVIADMIRLNALNTIICAKSGHIGASFSAVEILTVLYHSEMKIDPTNPKNAERDVFILSKGHAAAALYSTLASCGFFPTERLATFRRLNGLEGHAEISAPGVETNTGSLGMGISKAKGFALSAKLDGVKKSVYVLVGDGELQEGQNWEAVLSASHWKLDNLYLLIDRNYVQTDMPVERVVDISPIREKLKSFGWHVEVTNGHDIGKILRVLKKIRKIRGKPKAIILNTIKGKGVSFMEHPVALKSGKGFYKWHDKLPFGEEYRKAWGEIATRIKKKLARHKIPIAFPVFRPDLAEKPPKPGESLVEAFSQILVDVGGKKKELIVLDADLAESCGLREFQITFPERFVEVGIAEQDMVSIAGGLALAGKLPIVNTYAAFLTSRANEQIFNNCSEGSKIIYVGHLAGILPAKPGKSHQGIRDIALLRNIPNLLLSAPSCKEELRRIFEFLVFDYDGPSYLRLEHNIPRLQIPWKEQKLELGKGIKLADGKDAVMIGYGPTMLSEALIARQMLEKDEIKVKIIDLPWLNRIDEEWLLRETEDFETVICLENHSTKGGISEELNRILGRRIYTIGIEGYGKSGENGEILAYFGLDAESIKQKVKKWLGK; encoded by the coding sequence ATGAAAATCTTTTTCGAGAAATCAGACTTTGACGAGGTCAAAAAATGCAGAACGATGAAGCTTGAGGAGAAGCTTTCGGTTATCGCAGACATGATCAGATTAAACGCTTTGAACACAATCATCTGCGCAAAATCCGGGCATATAGGAGCATCCTTCAGCGCCGTAGAAATTTTGACAGTTTTATATCACTCCGAAATGAAAATCGACCCCACCAATCCAAAAAACGCCGAACGAGATGTTTTTATTCTCTCCAAGGGACATGCCGCGGCTGCGCTTTATTCAACATTGGCATCCTGTGGCTTTTTCCCAACAGAACGTTTGGCAACCTTTAGAAGGTTAAATGGGCTGGAGGGACATGCCGAGATATCTGCTCCCGGAGTGGAAACAAACACCGGTTCGCTTGGAATGGGAATATCAAAAGCGAAGGGATTTGCTTTAAGCGCAAAGCTGGATGGGGTTAAGAAGTCCGTTTATGTTCTGGTTGGAGACGGCGAACTCCAAGAGGGACAAAATTGGGAGGCCGTTCTCTCAGCGAGTCACTGGAAACTCGATAACCTTTACCTGCTCATTGATAGAAACTATGTACAAACCGACATGCCTGTTGAAAGAGTCGTCGATATCTCCCCAATCAGAGAAAAACTGAAATCATTCGGATGGCATGTTGAGGTCACAAACGGGCATGATATTGGCAAAATCTTGAGAGTTCTGAAAAAAATAAGGAAAATAAGGGGTAAACCGAAAGCCATCATTCTCAACACGATAAAAGGAAAGGGTGTTTCTTTCATGGAACATCCTGTGGCTCTCAAGTCCGGCAAGGGATTCTACAAATGGCACGATAAACTCCCCTTCGGAGAAGAATATCGGAAAGCTTGGGGGGAAATTGCAACGAGAATAAAGAAAAAGTTGGCTAGACATAAAATTCCCATAGCTTTCCCCGTCTTCCGCCCAGATTTAGCAGAAAAACCTCCAAAACCCGGAGAGTCTCTAGTCGAAGCTTTCTCACAAATTCTGGTCGATGTAGGAGGAAAGAAAAAAGAGTTAATCGTGCTCGATGCAGATCTCGCGGAGTCCTGCGGCCTGCGCGAATTCCAGATAACCTTTCCCGAGAGGTTTGTGGAAGTCGGAATCGCGGAACAGGACATGGTTTCGATAGCCGGTGGACTCGCTCTCGCCGGCAAGCTTCCAATTGTAAACACCTATGCCGCATTTCTAACCTCCAGAGCAAATGAACAAATTTTCAATAACTGCTCTGAGGGTTCAAAGATAATCTATGTCGGTCATCTCGCCGGAATCCTCCCCGCAAAACCGGGAAAATCTCACCAAGGAATCAGAGATATAGCCCTCCTGCGAAACATTCCAAATCTTCTACTCTCCGCGCCTTCATGCAAAGAGGAGTTGAGAAGAATCTTTGAGTTTTTGGTCTTCGATTACGATGGGCCAAGTTACCTTAGGCTTGAGCACAACATTCCAAGGTTGCAAATACCATGGAAAGAACAAAAACTCGAACTTGGCAAGGGAATAAAGTTGGCGGATGGGAAAGATGCCGTTATGATAGGTTATGGTCCGACCATGCTTTCCGAGGCTCTGATTGCCCGCCAAATGTTGGAAAAAGATGAGATAAAAGTCAAAATAATAGACCTACCTTGGCTGAACAGAATTGACGAAGAATGGCTCCTGAGAGAGACGGAAGACTTTGAAACTGTGATCTGTTTAGAAAATCATTCTACAAAAGGTGGGATATCGGAAGAGCTAAACAGAATACTTGGCAGAAGAATCTACACAATAGGAATAGAAGGGTACGGGAAATCCGGAGAAAATGGAGAAATTTTGGCTTATTTTGGACTTGATGCGGAGAGCATAAAACAAAAGGTGAAGAAATGGCTCGGGAAATGA
- a CDS encoding aldehyde dehydrogenase family protein, producing the protein MEVTRRGDMPEVFRNFIGGEWVETTSGRTFERRNPANTDEVIGLFPKSDERDVEKAVEAAEKAFREWSETPPPIRGRMLQQISELLRKRKEELAKALVKDVGKTMRDALGEIKAAIDMCDFMAGEGRRLYGRTTFSELPKRLAMTRRFPIGVCGIIVPWNFPINLICWKVFPALICGNTVVVKPSEEAPFAATKIAEVFAESELPPGVFNMVQGIGEEAGEALVRNKRVRLISFTGSTEVGRKIASICGERLAKVSLELGGKNAAIVMEDCDLELAVDAVARGAFTVSGQRCTATSRAIVHAEIYEEFIERLVDRTKKMKVGHPEDETTEIGPVISERQLNKIITYVEIGKREGAKLILGGRRLTEGDYSRGLYFEPTIFTEVKPEMRIAREEIFGPVLAVMKVDSFEEAIKVHNSTNYGLSASIFTRNVNRAMEALDKMEAGVCYVNAPTFGSEVHLPFGGVKDSGGHREVGWAAIETFSELKTIYIDYSGGVQNVQFKRD; encoded by the coding sequence ATGGAGGTTACACGGCGTGGTGACATGCCCGAAGTTTTCCGCAACTTCATAGGTGGAGAATGGGTCGAGACAACTTCCGGCAGAACCTTTGAGAGAAGAAATCCCGCAAACACGGACGAAGTGATCGGTCTCTTTCCTAAGTCTGATGAACGAGACGTTGAAAAAGCCGTGGAGGCGGCCGAGAAGGCTTTCAGGGAATGGTCAGAGACACCTCCCCCCATTAGGGGAAGAATGCTTCAACAGATAAGCGAACTTCTTAGAAAGAGGAAGGAGGAGCTGGCTAAAGCTCTCGTAAAAGATGTTGGCAAAACGATGAGGGATGCCCTGGGCGAGATAAAAGCTGCCATAGACATGTGCGATTTTATGGCAGGCGAAGGAAGACGCCTGTATGGAAGAACAACTTTTTCCGAACTCCCGAAAAGGCTGGCAATGACCAGAAGATTTCCAATAGGAGTCTGCGGCATCATCGTCCCTTGGAATTTTCCGATTAATCTGATATGTTGGAAAGTTTTTCCCGCCCTAATCTGTGGGAATACTGTTGTCGTAAAGCCATCGGAAGAGGCACCTTTCGCGGCAACGAAGATAGCGGAAGTTTTTGCGGAATCTGAGCTTCCTCCAGGAGTTTTCAATATGGTACAGGGAATTGGAGAAGAAGCTGGAGAGGCTCTCGTTAGAAACAAGAGAGTCAGACTCATCTCTTTCACCGGATCAACGGAAGTTGGAAGAAAAATCGCTTCCATCTGCGGGGAGAGACTCGCCAAGGTCTCGCTCGAACTCGGCGGAAAGAATGCTGCGATAGTTATGGAGGATTGTGACTTGGAGCTAGCCGTGGATGCGGTTGCACGCGGTGCTTTCACAGTCTCTGGACAGCGTTGTACGGCAACGAGCAGAGCAATCGTCCACGCAGAAATTTACGAGGAATTTATCGAAAGACTTGTAGATCGAACAAAAAAGATGAAAGTCGGACATCCAGAAGATGAAACTACGGAGATAGGCCCAGTGATAAGCGAGAGACAACTGAACAAGATCATCACATACGTGGAGATAGGAAAAAGAGAAGGAGCCAAACTGATCCTCGGGGGAAGAAGGTTGACAGAGGGGGATTATTCAAGAGGATTATACTTTGAGCCAACCATTTTCACCGAGGTCAAGCCCGAGATGAGGATCGCCAGAGAGGAAATCTTCGGCCCGGTTCTCGCTGTGATGAAAGTTGACTCCTTCGAGGAAGCCATAAAAGTCCACAACTCAACAAACTACGGTCTCTCTGCATCAATCTTCACTAGAAACGTCAACAGAGCTATGGAAGCCCTTGATAAAATGGAGGCTGGAGTTTGCTACGTTAACGCCCCGACTTTTGGCTCCGAAGTCCATCTACCTTTCGGCGGTGTAAAAGACTCGGGTGGCCACAGGGAGGTGGGATGGGCCGCAATCGAAACCTTCTCCGAGCTTAAGACGATTTACATAGACTACAGTGGAGGAGTTCAGAACGTCCAGTTCAAAAGGGATTGA
- a CDS encoding SDR family oxidoreductase, which yields MTEVDLEMLSKLFGLEGRVAIVTGGTGLLGREFVKTLHGAGAKVAVFDLQTEVPEEYRELFKSERIAVYKVDVTDRDSIERALEDVVKKWGFPKILVNAAAIDVPPTYGGKTLTFENYPEDLLRKILDVNVIGTILCTQIIGSKMAGGGGGSIINISSIYGEVSPDQRIYELKSGQTFVKPVSYCVSKGAVSNLTKYLATYWAKKNVRVNCLIFGGVFNNQDPEFVKNYSAKVPLGRMARKDEYNGAILFLASDASSYMTGANIVIDGGYTAW from the coding sequence ATGACGGAAGTAGACTTAGAGATGTTAAGCAAGCTTTTTGGTCTCGAGGGCAGGGTTGCCATAGTCACGGGCGGCACCGGACTCCTCGGAAGAGAATTCGTAAAAACTCTCCACGGCGCAGGGGCGAAGGTCGCAGTCTTTGACCTTCAAACCGAGGTCCCTGAGGAATATCGAGAACTTTTTAAAAGCGAGAGAATTGCCGTCTACAAGGTTGATGTGACGGACAGAGACTCGATAGAGCGTGCCCTCGAAGACGTCGTCAAAAAATGGGGTTTTCCAAAAATCTTGGTAAATGCCGCAGCAATAGACGTGCCACCTACATATGGTGGAAAAACTCTAACATTTGAGAATTACCCAGAGGATCTGCTTCGCAAGATTCTTGACGTGAACGTCATCGGAACTATTCTCTGCACACAAATCATAGGAAGCAAGATGGCCGGGGGCGGGGGCGGGAGCATCATAAACATCTCATCCATTTACGGCGAAGTTTCGCCCGATCAACGCATATACGAGCTGAAGAGCGGGCAAACTTTTGTAAAGCCGGTTTCATACTGCGTGAGCAAAGGAGCCGTCTCCAACCTGACGAAGTATCTTGCAACTTATTGGGCCAAAAAGAATGTCAGGGTCAACTGTCTAATTTTTGGTGGTGTTTTCAACAATCAGGATCCCGAATTCGTGAAAAATTATTCAGCAAAGGTTCCGCTTGGAAGAATGGCAAGAAAAGACGAATATAATGGTGCAATACTCTTTCTGGCTTCGGATGCCTCCTCGTACATGACTGGAGCGAACATCGTAATAGATGGAGGTTACACGGCGTGGTGA
- a CDS encoding N-acetylneuraminate synthase family protein, translating to MKEIREVKIGSRWVGDDHPCYIVAEIGNNHNGELEIAKRLIEAAYECGADAVKFQKRDIDSLMTNELKNMPYLKYDSFGATYGEHRQKLELPEEDWYRLFNFAKKLGIDFYATPFDFKSADFLEKLGVPCFKIASFDVTNLPLIDYVCKKGKPVILSTGMCTWEELDEAVEVIRRNGNDFILLHCVSAYPHDNEMSNLRMIQKLKERYKVPVGYSGHEKSGFVISLGARMMGACMIERHFTLDRTMKGPDHAASLEPKGLAELVKNIRKLEQAFGDGEKKILDIEMPLRLKMTKSIVTTRYIRAGEVIRREDLTVKCPGTGLKPKYIDMLVGKVAKKDLPEDTIVPLEALEW from the coding sequence ATGAAAGAGATAAGAGAGGTCAAGATAGGCAGCAGGTGGGTGGGCGACGACCATCCATGTTACATCGTCGCTGAAATCGGGAACAACCACAACGGTGAGCTCGAGATTGCTAAAAGACTGATCGAGGCTGCTTATGAGTGTGGGGCTGATGCCGTCAAATTCCAAAAGAGGGATATCGATTCTCTAATGACAAATGAACTCAAAAACATGCCTTATCTGAAATACGATTCTTTTGGGGCTACCTATGGCGAACACAGACAAAAATTGGAGCTTCCTGAAGAAGATTGGTATAGGCTTTTCAACTTTGCCAAGAAGCTCGGAATTGATTTTTATGCAACGCCTTTTGATTTCAAAAGCGCCGATTTTCTTGAGAAACTGGGTGTCCCTTGCTTTAAGATAGCCTCCTTTGATGTCACAAATTTGCCATTGATCGATTACGTATGCAAGAAGGGAAAACCGGTTATCCTTTCTACCGGCATGTGCACATGGGAGGAGCTCGATGAGGCGGTCGAAGTCATACGGAGAAATGGAAACGATTTCATCCTCCTCCACTGTGTTTCGGCCTATCCGCACGACAACGAGATGTCAAATCTCCGGATGATTCAGAAGCTGAAAGAAAGATACAAAGTACCGGTCGGATATTCAGGGCACGAGAAATCAGGATTTGTCATTTCGCTTGGAGCCAGAATGATGGGTGCATGTATGATCGAAAGACACTTCACGCTCGATAGGACGATGAAAGGACCTGACCATGCCGCATCTTTAGAGCCGAAAGGTCTAGCCGAACTGGTTAAAAACATCCGTAAGCTGGAGCAGGCCTTCGGAGACGGTGAGAAAAAGATTTTGGACATAGAGATGCCTCTGAGGCTTAAAATGACGAAAAGCATAGTAACGACGCGCTACATAAGGGCTGGAGAGGTCATAAGAAGGGAAGATCTCACCGTTAAATGTCCGGGAACGGGGCTCAAGCCGAAATATATTGACATGCTTGTTGGCAAAGTGGCTAAGAAGGATTTGCCCGAGGATACTATCGTTCCACTTGAGGCTCTCGAGTGGTAG
- a CDS encoding HAD hydrolase family protein, protein MKKPSREKLKRIKLVAFDFDGVFTDNKVYVDQDGREMVCCWRSDGIGLQKLKEIGVKTVVISSEINPIVEKRCAKLGLECVTGEKNKLNAFKKILEREKVLPQEACFVGNDTPDLECMRFAGLSIAPKGSMPEVVREADYVTKNPGGRGAVREICDMIYEAKKSTTREPQVER, encoded by the coding sequence ATGAAGAAACCTAGCAGAGAAAAACTGAAGAGGATAAAGCTGGTAGCCTTCGATTTCGACGGAGTTTTCACAGACAACAAGGTTTACGTCGATCAAGACGGAAGAGAGATGGTCTGCTGTTGGAGATCAGACGGAATTGGATTGCAAAAACTGAAAGAGATCGGCGTCAAAACCGTTGTAATAAGCTCGGAGATAAATCCGATTGTCGAAAAGAGATGCGCAAAACTAGGATTGGAATGCGTGACGGGTGAGAAAAACAAACTAAATGCCTTCAAGAAAATCTTGGAAAGAGAGAAAGTTCTTCCGCAGGAAGCTTGCTTCGTCGGAAACGACACCCCGGATCTCGAATGCATGAGGTTTGCCGGATTGTCGATTGCGCCAAAAGGTAGCATGCCTGAAGTAGTGAGAGAGGCCGACTACGTGACAAAAAATCCAGGTGGGAGAGGAGCCGTAAGAGAAATCTGTGATATGATTTACGAGGCAAAGAAATCTACCACTCGAGAGCCTCAAGTGGAACGATAG